One Sphingopyxis macrogoltabida genomic region harbors:
- a CDS encoding DUF2285 domain-containing protein, with translation MIWSPVANPDMLILGTAPDFLRPSPSALSVDIADGIRGPEGAYGICGARDGVQYLILAETSADAQPALILPLDGDLPDRLEAILRLWQMLAAKPVRRDSRMTPYQRRRFRLMMQAADGNANHATYREIAIAIYGEARVRSEPWKTSALRASVIALVRSAAALIDGGYRDLLHHRRKP, from the coding sequence GTGATCTGGTCGCCCGTCGCCAATCCGGACATGCTGATACTCGGAACGGCCCCAGATTTTCTCCGACCATCACCCTCCGCGTTATCCGTCGATATTGCTGACGGCATCCGCGGACCAGAAGGTGCATATGGCATTTGCGGCGCCAGGGACGGCGTTCAATATCTGATCCTCGCCGAAACCAGTGCTGATGCGCAGCCAGCGCTCATCCTGCCTCTGGATGGCGATCTGCCGGATCGGCTCGAAGCCATTCTCAGGCTATGGCAAATGCTGGCCGCGAAGCCCGTGCGCCGCGATTCCAGAATGACGCCATATCAGCGCCGACGCTTCCGCTTGATGATGCAGGCTGCGGACGGAAACGCCAATCACGCGACCTATCGTGAAATTGCCATCGCTATCTACGGAGAGGCGCGTGTTCGTTCAGAGCCCTGGAAGACATCTGCTTTGCGCGCTTCTGTTATCGCCCTTGTCCGTTCCGCTGCTGCGCTGATCGATGGCGGCTACCGAGATCTTTTGCACCATCGTCGCAAACCCTGA
- a CDS encoding DUF7146 domain-containing protein: MARLNASELAQHLGRQAEAVCRHYLSNGRKQGNYWQVGDVRNTAGRSMFVRLHDSVKGAAGKWQDSATGEYGDLLDVIRDSLGLIDFADVAEEARRFLSLPHPEPQPPCRPSRTPAPSGSSEAARRLWRMTQPLIGSTAEAYLRGRGITDLRQAANLRFHPNCYWRPEDDGPTQAWPAMIAAVTDLDGRITGAHRTWLAPDGSGKASVDPPRKAMGDLHGHAVRFGDAQDVMAAGEGIETILSLRQALPTMPMVSALSAGHLAAILFPPHLRRLYIVRDNDPAGDSARDSLVDRAHEVGIEAITLSPLMGDFNEDLATHGLDAVRAEIRVQIAPEDVSHFMASSA; the protein is encoded by the coding sequence ATGGCGCGTCTCAACGCTTCCGAACTGGCGCAGCATCTCGGCCGACAGGCCGAGGCGGTGTGCCGCCACTATCTGTCGAATGGGCGTAAACAGGGCAATTACTGGCAGGTTGGCGATGTCCGAAACACGGCTGGCCGCTCGATGTTCGTCCGGCTGCACGACAGCGTGAAAGGCGCTGCCGGTAAATGGCAGGACTCGGCCACGGGGGAATATGGCGATCTACTGGACGTGATCCGGGACTCGCTCGGTCTGATCGACTTCGCAGACGTTGCCGAAGAAGCCCGGCGCTTCCTCAGCCTGCCGCATCCTGAACCGCAGCCACCATGCCGTCCGTCCCGAACGCCAGCACCATCGGGATCATCCGAGGCCGCACGCCGCCTCTGGCGCATGACGCAGCCGCTGATCGGCAGTACCGCAGAAGCGTATTTACGCGGACGCGGCATTACGGATTTACGCCAAGCCGCAAATCTGCGGTTCCATCCCAACTGCTACTGGCGGCCCGAGGACGATGGCCCAACGCAAGCATGGCCCGCCATGATCGCCGCTGTCACCGACCTCGATGGCAGGATCACCGGCGCACACCGCACATGGCTGGCCCCGGATGGTTCCGGCAAGGCATCTGTCGATCCGCCGAGGAAGGCAATGGGCGACCTGCACGGACATGCAGTGCGTTTCGGTGATGCGCAGGATGTCATGGCAGCGGGGGAAGGTATCGAAACCATCCTGTCGCTGCGTCAGGCTCTGCCAACCATGCCGATGGTTTCCGCACTCTCGGCCGGACACCTCGCGGCCATCCTGTTCCCGCCGCACCTGCGCAGGCTCTATATCGTCCGCGACAATGATCCGGCAGGTGACAGCGCACGCGATAGCCTGGTGGACCGGGCGCACGAGGTCGGGATCGAGGCCATCACGCTCTCGCCCCTGATGGGGGACTTCAACGAGGATCTTGCAACTCACGGGCTGGATGCCGTTCGGGCAGAGATCCGGGTGCAAATCGCTCCCGAGGATGTCAGCCACTTCATGGCTTCAAGTGCATAG
- a CDS encoding helix-turn-helix transcriptional regulator — translation MRPDLAALPPRYLRTKEAADFLSLSARTLEKHRTYGTGPAYHKLGGRVVYSVEDLAAWVARGAVTSTSDPRGQVLPAKPLPQAAFTSPKRITR, via the coding sequence ATGCGACCTGATCTCGCCGCCTTGCCGCCACGCTACCTGCGCACCAAGGAAGCCGCTGACTTCCTCAGCCTTTCCGCACGGACTTTGGAAAAGCACCGGACCTATGGAACCGGGCCGGCCTATCACAAACTCGGCGGTCGCGTGGTCTATTCGGTCGAGGATCTCGCAGCCTGGGTTGCGCGCGGGGCGGTGACATCAACGTCTGATCCACGTGGACAGGTTCTCCCGGCCAAACCTCTTCCGCAGGCCGCATTCACGTCACCCAAGCGTATCACGCGCTGA
- a CDS encoding DNA -binding domain-containing protein: MTSALMPFDDIAPVGDKLTEYDRAHVKLYMRLLDAATDGAEWTEAVNVLFGIDPVLEPERARNVHDSHLSRARWMTKSGYRQLLRHPDRN, from the coding sequence ATGACATCTGCGCTCATGCCCTTCGATGACATCGCACCTGTCGGGGACAAGCTGACCGAATATGACCGGGCGCATGTAAAGCTCTACATGCGCTTGCTTGACGCTGCCACTGATGGTGCGGAGTGGACCGAAGCCGTCAATGTTCTGTTCGGTATCGACCCTGTTCTGGAACCAGAGCGTGCCCGAAATGTTCACGACAGCCACCTGTCCCGCGCGCGATGGATGACAAAGAGCGGCTATCGCCAGCTGCTGCGTCATCCAGATCGGAACTGA
- a CDS encoding type II toxin-antitoxin system HipA family toxin gives MTEARTAEIITSLDVFLNNTKVGTIVRTPGDFNAFSLDPAYRATGGFPVLSLSLRAASGGLRKDPRPVAGSLPPFFANLLPEDRLRDAMEKHHAGNVRPGNDFDLLATLGADLPGAVRVLPSEGQPGIGAAPMQGQPKARFSLAGVQMKLSVMKNTGKGGGLTLPLGDDQGQYIAKFPSTAFPGVSENEFANLALAEAIGMDVPARELVSRDQFEGIPEEFEMLAEGLVLLVRRFDRGADGQRIHIEDFAQVFGLYPARKYDGAASHDIASALNVAISPFAALDFVRRLTFSVVMGNGDMHLKNWSLIYPGSGDTPALAPIYDMLSTVPYIPADGLALSLGGERVFKGLTPARWKAFSNRARLPEPAVLRAVAETVKQIDAKWWTLPEREVVPPPVLERIDAHVKTMIPILND, from the coding sequence ATGACAGAAGCCCGTACCGCTGAGATCATCACTTCGCTCGATGTGTTCCTGAACAATACGAAGGTCGGCACGATCGTTAGGACGCCGGGTGATTTCAACGCCTTCAGCCTTGATCCCGCCTATCGCGCGACCGGCGGCTTTCCGGTTCTGAGCCTGTCCCTGCGCGCGGCATCGGGGGGCTTGCGCAAGGATCCGCGCCCTGTCGCTGGCAGCCTGCCACCTTTCTTTGCCAACCTGCTGCCCGAAGACAGATTGCGCGATGCGATGGAAAAGCATCACGCGGGCAATGTGCGACCGGGTAACGATTTCGACCTCTTGGCCACCCTTGGCGCGGACTTGCCGGGGGCTGTGCGCGTGCTGCCGAGTGAAGGGCAACCCGGTATCGGAGCGGCACCCATGCAAGGCCAGCCCAAGGCCCGCTTCTCACTGGCAGGCGTGCAGATGAAGCTCTCGGTGATGAAGAACACCGGCAAGGGCGGTGGACTGACCCTGCCGCTCGGCGATGACCAGGGGCAGTATATTGCAAAATTCCCCTCGACCGCCTTCCCGGGCGTGTCGGAGAACGAGTTCGCAAATCTCGCGCTTGCCGAAGCGATCGGCATGGACGTGCCCGCACGCGAACTGGTCAGCAGAGACCAGTTCGAGGGCATTCCCGAGGAATTTGAGATGCTTGCAGAAGGTCTGGTTTTGCTCGTTCGACGCTTTGACCGTGGAGCAGATGGGCAACGCATCCATATCGAAGATTTCGCGCAGGTTTTTGGCCTGTATCCAGCACGTAAATATGATGGCGCCGCTTCCCACGACATCGCATCTGCCCTGAACGTGGCAATCTCGCCGTTCGCCGCGCTGGATTTTGTCCGGCGGCTGACATTCTCGGTGGTCATGGGCAATGGCGATATGCATCTCAAGAACTGGTCGCTGATCTATCCGGGAAGTGGCGACACGCCGGCGCTTGCCCCGATCTATGACATGCTTTCGACCGTTCCCTATATTCCCGCCGATGGGCTTGCGCTGTCTCTGGGCGGCGAGCGTGTCTTCAAGGGCCTGACTCCGGCCCGATGGAAGGCGTTTTCCAATAGGGCTAGGCTGCCCGAGCCTGCTGTCCTGAGGGCGGTTGCCGAAACGGTGAAGCAGATCGATGCAAAATGGTGGACGCTGCCGGAGCGCGAAGTGGTCCCGCCGCCCGTGCTGGAACGGATCGACGCCCATGTGAAAACCATGATTCCGATCCTAAACGACTGA
- a CDS encoding site-specific integrase codes for MLKLHDELITELSNSLTTQNYNPVVVANHRLYARAFLDYLAECDIQVETVTPQQVDQYFGYAVQDFEIQYGRPPSARWHMLPRTAIAKLLRLAQGNWPPDAEMIGPDDEHRHEICREYEAWLREERGLASASIAALMWEARNFLRWQFDRAGAASLETLSIVDIDLYMDMRAPGLRRKSLADVAERLRSVVRHLHRTGCIPTDLTPHIIGPMLYAYEDVPSTLERSQIAAVLATTQEDRSPRGLRDYAILQLLATYGLREGEICRLRLDDVDWRAESLRICHTKTNAYSYMPLMVTVGEALLDYLRLGRPQVEVREIFVRSCAPYIAMTNLYGMIRGRLAAAGVVPAGKRGPHVFRHARAVEMLRASVPQKIIGDVLGHRSTESTNTYLKLATDDLRAVALEVPGMEVLS; via the coding sequence ATGTTGAAGTTGCATGACGAGTTGATCACCGAACTCTCGAATTCGCTCACCACACAGAATTACAATCCCGTGGTCGTGGCGAACCACCGTCTCTACGCCCGCGCGTTTCTCGATTATCTGGCCGAGTGCGATATACAGGTCGAGACTGTGACGCCGCAGCAGGTCGATCAGTATTTTGGCTATGCGGTTCAGGATTTTGAGATCCAGTACGGTCGGCCTCCCAGTGCGCGTTGGCACATGTTGCCCCGCACCGCGATCGCCAAGCTCCTCCGGCTTGCTCAAGGCAATTGGCCCCCGGACGCAGAAATGATCGGTCCCGATGACGAGCATCGACATGAAATTTGCCGCGAATACGAGGCATGGCTGCGCGAGGAGCGCGGTTTGGCAAGCGCGTCCATTGCGGCGCTGATGTGGGAGGCGCGAAACTTCCTGCGATGGCAGTTCGACCGGGCCGGTGCCGCCAGCCTCGAAACGTTGAGCATCGTGGACATCGATCTCTACATGGACATGCGCGCGCCTGGTTTACGGCGCAAATCATTGGCCGATGTCGCTGAGCGTCTCCGTTCGGTGGTTCGCCATCTGCATCGGACGGGTTGCATCCCGACCGATCTGACGCCACACATCATCGGCCCCATGCTCTATGCCTACGAAGATGTGCCGTCGACGCTGGAAAGGAGCCAAATCGCCGCGGTTCTGGCGACAACGCAGGAGGACAGATCGCCACGCGGACTACGCGATTATGCGATACTTCAGCTGCTTGCCACGTATGGGCTGCGCGAAGGTGAGATATGCCGCCTTCGGCTCGATGACGTGGACTGGCGCGCAGAATCCCTCCGGATCTGCCACACCAAGACCAACGCGTACTCGTACATGCCGCTAATGGTGACTGTTGGTGAAGCGCTGCTGGATTATCTGCGCCTTGGGCGGCCCCAGGTTGAAGTGCGGGAAATCTTCGTCCGATCCTGCGCACCCTATATCGCAATGACGAACCTGTACGGCATGATCCGCGGTCGGTTGGCCGCCGCAGGCGTAGTGCCAGCAGGAAAGCGGGGGCCGCATGTCTTCCGCCACGCACGTGCGGTCGAAATGCTGCGGGCATCGGTCCCGCAAAAGATCATCGGCGACGTGCTCGGGCATCGATCCACCGAATCCACCAATACTTATCTCAAACTGGCAACAGATGATCTCCGAGCCGTGGCACTCGAGGTGCCTGGAATGGAGGTGCTGTCATGA
- a CDS encoding helix-turn-helix domain-containing protein encodes MITARQSRAARALLGWTQETLADKARISLTALKRLESESRLEVYETTRDQVRRALEAAGIVLLSTDRGQGVLLVHDQDEKRYS; translated from the coding sequence ATGATCACCGCTCGACAGTCGCGGGCCGCACGCGCGTTACTGGGTTGGACGCAGGAGACGCTCGCTGACAAGGCCCGAATATCGCTGACTGCCCTGAAGCGCCTCGAGTCCGAGAGCCGGCTCGAGGTGTATGAGACAACGCGTGATCAGGTGCGGCGGGCGCTTGAAGCAGCAGGGATCGTTCTCCTGTCCACGGATCGCGGGCAAGGAGTGTTGTTGGTTCATGATCAGGACGAGAAAAGATACTCGTAA
- a CDS encoding transcriptional regulator domain-containing protein, whose translation MKPDTSRWRDQDQYEFYDDLPVEGVAWECLRRSAAYQASFDDIVAQGDRDLPLSDDDQELWGLRFPGRPQAFCSRSTRDLVARRQSGHADTRNGPRFSPTITLRVIRRYC comes from the coding sequence ATGAAGCCGGATACATCCCGCTGGCGCGATCAGGACCAGTATGAATTCTACGATGACCTTCCCGTTGAGGGCGTCGCCTGGGAATGTCTGCGCCGTAGTGCTGCTTATCAAGCCAGCTTCGATGATATCGTAGCGCAAGGCGACAGAGACCTTCCCCTTTCGGATGATGACCAGGAACTCTGGGGGTTGCGATTTCCCGGCAGACCCCAGGCTTTCTGCTCTCGATCAACCCGTGATCTGGTCGCCCGTCGCCAATCCGGACATGCTGATACTCGGAACGGCCCCAGATTTTCTCCGACCATCACCCTCCGCGTTATCCGTCGATATTGCTGA
- a CDS encoding site-specific integrase produces the protein MRKGNPLPALLRAFFQEWLAEQRSASIHTIRSYRDTWRLLLRFVAERKGCGVARLTLTDVSAGEVRAFLHHTEHGRKTTIGTRNCRLAAIRSFFSFVADKNPEYIAQCSEVLAVPLKREPTSAPCYLEPEEVEAILAQPNRSTLEGLRDHVLLSFLYNSGARIQEALDLCPEAIRFDAPNFVRLYGKGRKERICPLWPETVALLRKLLERQPRAPDERIFVNRYGEPLGASGVRFKLNAYVEQAAKSTLTLQSKHVTPHSFRHATAVHLVAAGVDITVIRSWLGHVSLDTTNHYAQANLETKRKALEQVGAPAASNVPPSWKRDANLMGWLDTL, from the coding sequence ATGAGGAAAGGCAATCCATTGCCCGCGTTGTTGCGGGCGTTCTTCCAGGAGTGGCTGGCCGAGCAGCGCAGCGCGTCAATCCACACGATCCGCTCTTATCGCGACACCTGGCGGCTGCTGCTTCGGTTCGTCGCGGAGCGAAAAGGCTGCGGGGTCGCGCGGCTGACGCTCACCGACGTCTCGGCCGGCGAGGTGCGCGCGTTCCTTCATCATACCGAGCATGGCCGCAAGACCACGATCGGCACGCGGAACTGCCGACTGGCCGCCATCCGCAGCTTCTTCAGCTTCGTGGCGGACAAGAATCCGGAATACATCGCGCAGTGCTCAGAGGTCCTGGCTGTTCCGTTGAAGCGGGAGCCCACCTCCGCGCCGTGCTACCTCGAGCCCGAGGAGGTCGAGGCCATCCTCGCCCAGCCCAACCGATCGACACTCGAAGGGCTGCGCGACCATGTACTGCTCTCGTTCCTCTATAACAGTGGCGCGCGAATCCAAGAGGCGCTTGACCTCTGTCCCGAAGCAATCCGGTTCGATGCACCGAACTTCGTGCGTCTTTACGGCAAGGGGCGCAAGGAACGCATCTGCCCGCTCTGGCCAGAAACCGTGGCATTGCTCAGGAAGCTACTGGAGCGACAGCCGCGTGCGCCCGATGAGCGGATCTTCGTCAATCGATACGGTGAACCGCTAGGGGCGTCAGGGGTGCGGTTCAAGCTCAACGCCTACGTGGAACAAGCCGCGAAATCGACGCTGACCCTCCAGTCAAAACACGTTACGCCTCACAGCTTCCGGCACGCGACCGCCGTCCACCTCGTTGCCGCCGGAGTCGATATCACCGTCATCCGCAGTTGGCTCGGGCACGTCAGTCTCGATACGACCAATCACTATGCTCAGGCCAATCTGGAGACCAAACGAAAGGCGCTGGAACAGGTTGGCGCCCCGGCGGCGAGCAACGTGCCACCTTCGTGGAAGCGAGATGCCAATCTGATGGGATGGCTCGACACCCTATAG
- a CDS encoding DUF736 domain-containing protein produces MATIGTFKKTGSNEFTGEIVTLSVQAKGVRIVPDLRATGENAPSHRVLVGRAEIGAAWSKRSNEGRDYLGLKLDDPSFNAPIYANLFDDEEGETFSLIWSRPNGRRGD; encoded by the coding sequence ATGGCAACCATCGGCACCTTCAAGAAGACCGGCTCGAACGAATTCACCGGCGAAATCGTCACCCTCAGCGTCCAGGCCAAGGGCGTGCGCATCGTTCCCGACCTGCGCGCCACCGGCGAGAACGCCCCCAGCCACCGGGTTCTGGTCGGCCGCGCCGAGATCGGTGCCGCCTGGTCCAAGCGCTCCAACGAGGGCCGCGACTATCTGGGCCTCAAGCTGGACGATCCGAGCTTCAACGCTCCGATCTACGCCAACCTCTTCGATGACGAAGAAGGCGAAACCTTCTCCCTCATCTGGTCCCGCCCCAACGGTCGCCGCGGCGACTAA
- a CDS encoding DUF2493 domain-containing protein, with protein MYAHDDFEPDHSTSPTGHAIEELKLYGYRPSEDEVDPRITPEDHVIQGAVSDIFDALISTMADTSLDFDLDEILWSTVNTFHRAVGRIETKLDDNEQAQKRLQREQDGSEVKSVQLETLIGAGQSLIDRRDSMETFRDTAADLYLRTTGTPWSQRSGSRVNHRQMTSAMIDSRDFIAAKRRADNEVLLPAGPKIAFSGGDTTDHRTIWAKLDQVHAKHPDMVLMHGGSPKGAERIAATWANNRKVAQVAFKPDWAKHAKAAPFKRNDQMLGIMPIGVIIFPGTGIQDNLADKARKMGIPVYRFGTGSA; from the coding sequence ATGTACGCGCATGACGATTTCGAACCCGATCACAGCACGTCCCCGACCGGCCATGCCATCGAAGAACTCAAACTCTACGGCTACCGTCCCTCCGAAGACGAGGTCGATCCCCGGATCACACCCGAAGATCACGTTATCCAGGGCGCAGTCTCCGACATCTTCGACGCCCTGATTTCCACCATGGCCGACACCAGCCTCGATTTCGACCTCGACGAGATCCTCTGGTCCACGGTCAACACCTTCCACCGCGCTGTCGGGCGGATCGAGACCAAACTCGACGATAACGAGCAGGCACAAAAGCGCCTTCAGCGCGAACAGGATGGCAGCGAGGTCAAATCCGTCCAGCTCGAAACCCTGATCGGCGCGGGCCAAAGTCTGATCGATCGCCGCGACAGCATGGAAACCTTCCGCGATACCGCCGCCGACCTCTATCTGCGCACCACCGGCACGCCCTGGTCGCAACGCTCCGGCTCACGGGTCAACCATCGCCAGATGACCTCGGCCATGATCGACAGCCGCGACTTCATCGCCGCCAAACGCCGGGCCGACAACGAGGTGCTGCTGCCCGCCGGACCGAAGATCGCCTTCTCGGGCGGTGACACCACCGATCACCGGACGATCTGGGCCAAGCTCGATCAGGTCCACGCCAAGCACCCGGACATGGTGCTGATGCACGGCGGATCGCCCAAGGGTGCGGAACGCATCGCGGCCACCTGGGCCAATAACCGCAAGGTCGCACAGGTCGCCTTCAAACCCGACTGGGCAAAACATGCCAAGGCAGCACCCTTCAAGCGCAACGACCAGATGCTCGGCATTATGCCAATCGGGGTCATCATTTTCCCCGGCACGGGCATTCAGGACAACCTGGCCGACAAGGCCCGCAAGATGGGCATCCCGGTCTATCGCTTCGGAACTGGCAGCGCGTGA
- a CDS encoding DUF4145 domain-containing protein, producing MINNKLLRRFDELLCQAVDLEATKQHRQGAMSDGDYVDNDLYLAWKAKAKNLLALACGEQSEHYKAFTSNEKGNYGTNAQILINLKSLIAGAKEDYAGGYCSSARSLIQAEVFDSELDQATELLNSGYHPAAAVIAGVVLETTIRQMCDEEGIVHGKLDKMNSDLTKAGRYNVLVQKQVTALADLRNKAAHGQNDQFSKDDVKNMIAEISRFVAERV from the coding sequence GTGATTAATAACAAGCTGCTTAGGCGTTTCGACGAATTATTATGTCAGGCTGTGGACCTGGAAGCGACAAAACAGCATCGGCAGGGTGCCATGTCCGATGGCGATTATGTCGACAACGACCTCTATCTAGCGTGGAAAGCCAAAGCGAAGAATCTACTGGCTCTCGCCTGTGGAGAACAATCTGAACATTACAAAGCTTTCACCTCAAATGAGAAGGGCAATTACGGCACAAATGCTCAGATATTGATCAACCTCAAATCACTGATAGCTGGTGCGAAGGAAGACTATGCCGGAGGATATTGTAGTTCGGCACGGTCACTGATCCAAGCAGAGGTGTTCGATAGTGAGTTGGATCAAGCTACGGAGTTGCTGAACAGCGGCTATCATCCTGCCGCTGCTGTGATCGCTGGGGTGGTTCTTGAAACTACGATTCGCCAGATGTGCGACGAGGAAGGTATTGTCCATGGGAAGCTGGACAAGATGAACAGCGATCTTACGAAGGCAGGCCGATACAATGTTCTCGTGCAAAAACAGGTGACTGCGCTCGCGGACCTTCGGAACAAGGCCGCCCATGGTCAGAACGATCAATTCAGCAAGGATGATGTGAAAAATATGATCGCTGAGATCAGCCGCTTCGTGGCAGAGCGAGTCTAG
- a CDS encoding helix-turn-helix domain-containing protein has protein sequence MKSEEETLGLVGDHFRRARLSMGMTQGQVADLAGISRPRYRDIETGAAAARTTTLINIARALGLEMMLVPQVMVPAIEALLRPESEDDQPAFSPQPESDDDRSPYR, from the coding sequence ATGAAGTCAGAGGAAGAAACGCTAGGGTTGGTCGGCGACCATTTTCGCCGTGCCAGGCTGTCCATGGGTATGACCCAGGGACAAGTGGCCGATCTCGCCGGCATTTCGCGGCCACGCTACCGGGATATCGAGACGGGGGCCGCGGCCGCACGCACCACGACATTGATCAACATCGCCCGGGCGCTTGGTCTGGAAATGATGCTGGTCCCGCAGGTGATGGTGCCCGCCATCGAAGCGCTTCTGCGCCCCGAGTCCGAGGACGATCAGCCCGCCTTCAGCCCACAACCGGAGAGTGACGATGACAGAAGCCCGTACCGCTGA
- a CDS encoding tyrosine-type recombinase/integrase — protein sequence MSAWHDPDRTVVDAFLVKSQFRPGSVPTYRWFLCTFEDVARRHPAVDRQMLDAWLKEMQKRWRLSTLLNQVCIVDRFLDHLVEIGLIADNPVAALRRRYNVKQSKPIWRALASPNPDESLAALRRPAPFGSVLGDFMQDHVMLMRSRGYQYEAQAHWLLRFDRFLQARPDLAEQPLEAMIASWAAAKPTRNHAAECQKLARILTKARFRLDPTIPPKRFNPRPEREVAREHRQPHIFSPADVRRMLDTARTYPSPDAPLRPLTLYTMIMLAYCAGLRRSELAWLDLGDVDLQSSTITIRETKFYKTRILPLSDSVAVELRAYIDARRRAGGPQNPKSGLFWHAHLNDRYRPEAVTTMITNVMRRAGLKPASGRTGPRVHDLRHSMVVNRILQWYRSGINPQEKLHFLSTYMGHRDLHSTLVYITVTQDLLQEASERFRALGAPCLVTEARP from the coding sequence ATGAGCGCCTGGCACGATCCCGATCGCACCGTCGTCGACGCCTTCCTGGTAAAATCGCAGTTCCGGCCGGGAAGCGTACCGACATATCGCTGGTTCCTTTGCACCTTCGAAGATGTTGCCCGCCGGCATCCGGCGGTGGACCGGCAGATGCTCGACGCCTGGCTGAAGGAGATGCAAAAACGTTGGCGATTGTCGACGCTGCTCAATCAGGTCTGCATTGTCGACCGCTTCCTCGACCACCTCGTCGAAATCGGGCTGATCGCCGACAACCCTGTTGCTGCACTTCGCCGTCGGTACAACGTCAAGCAAAGCAAGCCGATCTGGCGGGCCTTGGCTTCCCCGAATCCCGACGAATCCTTGGCCGCGTTACGACGGCCTGCGCCCTTCGGCAGCGTGCTGGGTGACTTCATGCAAGACCATGTCATGCTGATGCGCAGCCGGGGATATCAATATGAAGCGCAGGCTCACTGGCTGCTGCGGTTCGATCGGTTCCTTCAGGCCCGTCCCGACCTCGCGGAGCAACCACTTGAGGCAATGATTGCGAGCTGGGCGGCTGCCAAGCCGACCCGCAACCACGCGGCTGAATGCCAGAAGCTGGCGCGCATCCTGACCAAGGCGCGGTTCCGCCTCGATCCGACTATCCCGCCAAAGCGCTTCAATCCCCGGCCAGAGCGGGAAGTAGCGCGGGAGCATCGGCAACCGCATATCTTCAGCCCGGCTGACGTTCGGCGTATGCTCGATACCGCACGGACTTATCCGTCGCCGGACGCTCCGCTGCGGCCGTTGACCCTCTACACCATGATCATGCTGGCCTATTGTGCCGGGCTACGGCGAAGCGAGCTGGCATGGCTCGATCTTGGTGACGTGGACCTGCAATCAAGCACGATCACGATCCGGGAAACGAAGTTCTACAAGACCAGGATCTTGCCTCTATCCGACAGTGTCGCGGTCGAACTGCGCGCGTACATCGATGCGAGGCGGCGCGCTGGCGGCCCACAGAACCCGAAATCAGGGCTGTTCTGGCATGCCCACTTAAATGACCGCTACAGGCCCGAGGCGGTTACGACAATGATTACCAACGTCATGCGCCGTGCTGGGCTCAAGCCCGCTTCGGGCCGGACCGGGCCGCGGGTCCATGACCTTCGTCACTCGATGGTGGTGAACCGCATCCTCCAGTGGTACCGGTCCGGCATTAACCCTCAGGAAAAACTGCACTTCCTCTCGACCTACATGGGGCACCGGGATCTCCACTCCACGCTGGTCTACATCACCGTCACGCAGGATCTGTTGCAGGAAGCCAGTGAACGGTTCCGCGCGCTCGGCGCCCCGTGCCTTGTCACGGAGGCGCGGCCATGA